Genomic DNA from Coffea arabica cultivar ET-39 chromosome 7e, Coffea Arabica ET-39 HiFi, whole genome shotgun sequence:
TTCTTCTATGAGATCCAAATCACAGATTTTTGAGGAAGCGCACATCCACAAGAAGGGTCACTTTGTGGGAGCAAATATACGTATGCAGGTGGGAAAGTGGATTCTGATGGATGGCTCACACTTTcaccaaacaaaacaaaaagagaagatgcAGGGGTCCATGGCCTTGAAATCTCCTCATCTTTAGTTTAAATCATAGAGAAGTTTATTTTTGTACTGAGGCAATGAATAATATGTTATTGGAGCATGCTTATTACATCAAGGCATTGATTAGATTCTGGTGCGAGCAAATGTAGGATTGAGTTGGGATCAAAAGCTACGCCCGGGAAATTCAAGATAAAAGTAGAGAAGCTCCCAAAAGCATAACGTAAACGACCCACTTGCTACGTACTCCGGACACTCAGGGCTGCTTTTGTAGTTATCATGGGGGAGGATGGGAATCCATCTAGCCGGCTAGTGCACAATGAATTATAGTTCACTTGGGCCAAAACAGAGAACATACTTTGCCAAGTTGAATTCCCACAGAAGTACTATATCACACCATATATGTTACGTTACAACATACGTTGAAATCATCCCTTCATCTCCCTTTCTAAATTTCACTTCTTCTGGGTTAAAAAAACAAATCATAATATACCTCTAAAAAGCGAATGCAAGTCAATCAAACATAAATTTCAACCATGCAAAAATGGGTTGGATGCAATCACAAATCAAGTTGGATTCACCAGTcacattcttcttttttttttttttttttttccttttgcttttatttaaggaAATCGACCTTGATCATGTAGCTAATTCTTGGAACATAAgttgttattaattttttaattatggttaaaaaaaaaaaaaagaaagacagaaGGCAAGAGAGAGGGTTTGAGAGTTCACAACTCTATCGTCTTATGCTAACACATTTAGCCCACAGAGGACAACTGTTTGTTTGACCATCGGCTTTAGGCCCTTCTCATTGAAGCCTGAAGGAGAGTTTGTGATCCAGATAGTCGACAAATGCCGTCATCATATCGATTTACATTTGACTAATGGACTTGCAAATTTCAGCACCGTGACCCAGAATAGACCGCCATCAAAATGATACAATCGCCGAATTTGTTGACAAGTTCATGATATGGACGCTCATGGTCATGGATAAGAAAACAACGAGAAGAGAAATCACAGGAGTATTACATACACAATACATGCATACACAATAGGAAGATGGTACTTCTTATCGGTATTGGATAGCTAGTTCGTTCTCACAGTTGATTGCATTCGTACAAATCCAGTCCTTCATTAGACTTCACATGCAGGATCACAGAATAACTCAGCATTTTAGTATAGCACTGTTCTCGAGAACAAGCAGTCTCAAGATATCCAGTAAATTATTTGAGCTAGACTAGAATTTCTCAAGCACAACCTGCCAATCATCTTGCTGGTGTTGATGATGCCCAAATTTCAAACAACTAGGACTTCTTCATGATTGACAATGCAGTCATTACCAGCGTTATATGTGTGTATCTACTAACTCGTTGCCCGAACGACTACCGCAACCACCACAAGCACCAGCCTGGACACCGGCTGCACCCGCAATCTTATTCCCACAATTACCACCACAGCCTCCTCCACAACCACTAGCATTCACGTAGGGCGCACCACTGATCTTATTGCCACAACCGCCACCGCACCCCCCACCACAGCCTCCGCTCTTAATCATATTACCACAACCACCCCCACAACCTCCACCACATCCCCCACCACATCCTCCACCACAACCGCCACTCTTTAGCACATTCCCACAATTAGCACCACATCCTCCACCACATCCCCCACAACCGCCACTCTTTAGCACATTCCCACAATTAGCACCACAACCACCACAAGCCCCACTCCTCACTTCACTGCCACGCCCTCCACTACAGCCACCACCGGATGCTCCTCCTTTCCCCATTGTAATTGCATTTCCTTGCGAGACCTCAACATCTAACTTCCCATCTTCTTGTACTGTAGTTGGAATAGTTTTGCTGACATCCAACGGACATTTGCTAACTTCTTTATctaaaaatttgttttcctCCAAATTCTTGCCGCTGGAATTAATGCTGATATATCCCTCTTTTCTCAGTATCTCACCAAGTATGAAAGCCAGTACCAGACCAGGAAACAGCAACCACTCTTCATTAATCTATTTTTTCAACAGAAGATGCCGAGCATGGTAAGGCAAGGCAAGTTGAAAAGTCTTCACCTCAAATCTGTATAAACATTCATAAAGAATATAGTTTACCTTGACAGTTCCAGATTTGAAATCAAACAATGCCAATGCCTTGCCATAGGGGTCTTCCACAGAAAATTCAACTGCTGTCAGAAAGTCACGATCATTCCTTTGCTTCTCACAGTGCTTTGGCTCATATTCCAGCTTTCTACCAGGAAATAGTTTTACCTGTACCAAGCATGGAAAAGGTACGATGGATGCATGGTAAAAACTATAAAAACATCTTTCTGCCACAGGTTGAATTACAAAAGGATGTACCCTAGGTCTTATCTCTTGCTTACCCTCCAATTGTCACGTTTTTCCAAGCGATTCTTAAAGAGATCATATTTCTtaactcattcttatatgaatCCCTAAGAACATTCCAAAAGGCTAAAACATAAAGACATatggtatttttatttttcattttggcaCAGAGAAGATGGTTGTTTTTCATGGGATTTAGCTTAGCTAAATAGGTAATGGATTCTCTGTTCTTTGTTAATATCTTTGGTGTAggaaagagcaaaagaaaaagcagagtgaaaaaaaaagaaactggaaaatctgagGCTGCAATTTCCCTCAGGTATCATCGAAAAGAGCTAAACATATGAGAAGTTTTAATTTCTAGAAACTTGTATATAATCAACTATGAAGAGAGGCAAATATCATGGTAAAGCAAAGGAAATCACATGATTGTGCAATTCCAATGTATCTGCACTGAAACACCTGGAAAAAGGATAAATGCTTACTCTACGATCACCAATCAGCTCCAGAAGATATCCATCTTCATTGACAGTCCCTGGAAGCTTGACAGACCAGTTGGAATCTATCAGCAACCACTCTGTCCCAGTAAACTCTGCAACCCTGTTTGTGCCACCAGATTTTATGATGCCAATCACCTCTTTTTTCAACATGGAatcattcttttcctttgactTCTTGAAATCCCtagaataaaataatgactTATTTCAGATTATCTGCAGCACAGTTGAAATTCAATAAATGGAGAAACAAATAGTACTCATACTATCAGGACACCGTAGTTTTGCATCTTTAGTGAAGTTGCAGAATATAATACAAGTAAGAAGAATGAAGATACGCTTATGATAAATCTCAAAGCAAAATCTTCAGGATCTGCCAAGCATAGTATCTGGAAGAATCAGCATTGACAAGCTCAAAAAGTTCCATCAGACAAGTTTAATCAGTCAGTTCCTGGGCCAAAGTTCATGTAAACACATGTTGCAGCACAGTGTATGTCTTTGAATTTATTCTCAGTTAAATGCCAATATGAAGAAGACAATCCATGGGATGAACACAAAATTGGAGGTTAAATGCCAACATGAAAAATATAATTGTATGAGATGAAGTACAAAGCCAAAGAACTTGAATACTTGCAATATGTAATGGCAAATGATTTAAGGAATTTCTAATAATATGTACAAAGTGGAATTCCTTTTTTTAGTGGAGAACCTAGGCCCTTGTGCAGAAAGAAATTGTAGATGCTCCATAAACAGAAGAACTGTCACAAAAACAGCAAATGTTTTAAACTCATACCTCATTTGAAGGCTGATGACTTCTTTGCCATTGTCATCAATGATGCGAGTCCAGCTCTTAGCTAGATGTACCCTTCCTGGCAATGGGAAGAAGCAAGAATTTTTCGAGAATGGTAGTGAACGAATCAAGTGAAAAATGTGAGGTGCATTGGTTGGTACAGTAGTTGAAAGGGCAACTCGTAAGTAGATAGGCTTCGAGCTCAAATAATTAGAACTAGGTAACAACTCCAACCATTTTTCCATGGTAAGATTAGATAATGGGGACAATGAATCTTCCAGAGATATGGAACAGGAACCCAGAGTCTTGGCTGGCTTCGATATCGGTAAGTTGGAAGCTGAGTGGCACATAAGTTCAAAGAACAGATTCCCAGTAGGTTGACATTGAAAACAAGCAACCTGTTTCTCCCCAGCCTGTGACAAAATAGTGAGACTTCTCTTGGCGTTGAAGATTGTGTCAGGCTGAGTCTTACTAAATGAGACAGAAAGGCCTCCCTTATGTCCCTCGCTAAGGTTTTTCACATCCACAAACTCCAGCATTACCTGAAACAATTTAGAGATTTATTTTTCTAGGTCAAAGATTAAGTACAGAAAAACAAAGGCACCATGTGAACGTACAATGACAAATAACCTGGTTAAATGACCGCAAAAGGCCAATCCACCCCCAAGTTGGGAGCTTAGCCGAAGTCAAACTCTAAGGTAAATAACACCCCAAATATGCAAAAGGTGGAAAGATAGTTACACAAACTCAACAAGCTCAAACAGCATACACCACATGCCATTAGAACTATTAGACCACGTGATTAAATCCATACAAGTTAAGCTATCTGCAAGTTGGAGTGCAGGACTACaagttgctctctttctctctcacgTCGGTCTGTGTGAGAATGTGTTTTTGTGAGACTGTTTTGGGTGGGTGGTTGGCTTCCAATGTTGACACCATTTGAATCACAGAATTTTGGGTAACTCCAATTACTGGTTCCTAGCAAGGTGATTCACTTTTACCAAATTCCATATGTTCCTTAAACACCAGACTCCTCACATCCTGCCAGTGCCATCATAGAAATATATCCAATACATACTACACAGATATGATGGCAGGTTGCAATGTGTGTTGTGTATATGCATATGAGTTGATGTATAAACTGTTAAATTAGCATAATCAGGAAGAGAAAAGGTTCATTCAAATTACCTCAACAGCTTTCAATTCAGAGAGATGCATTATTTTCTGATTCTCTTTTGATGGATAGTCCTTCAAATCAAGAGATGGATATGGAGTAGTCCTTAGAGGTAAAGGGGCATTGCCTTTGTGCATTGCCCCTGCTCTCCAATATCTTACACCATACATCTCTTCCCACTGCTCGGTAGTTCCAGAAAATCCAACATCCAACTTCTTCCCTTTTGTTCTGTCTGAATCTGTGTCATCATGCTCTAATACCTTCCCCATTATTTCCACAAGGTCTTTGCAATAAGAAGCTGGATGCAGTTGGTGGGTGTGCCACATAAGGTCAATCTCATAAGTAGGAACTGAGAAGCTCTTTATTGATCTCTCCCTGTTTCTCCTGATTAGATGCAAAAACCCTTTGTATCTAGCCACTGCTCCTTCTAGGTAGAACTCATTGCTCATATGCGGCCTTGCCACCTGGAATTTATACACATAGTAAGGCTGAGACAGACTGACCAATATCTAACTCATCATCTCAATGATGGCAAGATATTCTCCTCAAAATCATATAGTCCAGTAGTACGTCTCAGCCAAACTGATCTAGTGCAAAGAGGAATAGGACCTGACCTTTCAATCCAAATATCTTTTATACAATAGAATGTACATAACATTCAACAGATTGCAGATGTCTCGTTGTCATAGTGGGTAAAACAATAAACCTCATGGTTAGCAAAGTGGCATGTATTTAGTTACTCTATTCAACCCCTGAGTGAAAAGAAAaaccatttttgcatgaaactCCTGTAATAAAACCCAAAACTAAGCAATATCACTTCAAAGTGCCGGTATACATTGGGAAGAATTTCCAATTGAGGCAACGTTATAGCATTATAGGATGTATTTCTGGAACCAAGAACCATGCAATGACTTAGTAAGGGTACAAGATTCTGAAAAGAAAGAGTTATCAAGGTTTTGTGCAATATAGAGGAAAGAGTGGCTACACAGAAATCTCCGGTTGCAAGGTTACAGTTTTATATATATAGTCTCACCCAAACCAAAACTTGTAACAAGGTTTTCCTCAGATTTACCTGGTAAAAAAATGGGCTTTGCCTCTTAACAGCAGCTAGCAGATCATATTTGGTGCAGTTTTCCAATCCAGATATTTCTTCAGAAAAAGTGTCTGAAAGAGCTTTGGCTGAATTGAGTTCAAAGGGCACATCTAGGTACAGATTCTTCCATATCTCTTCAGTTTTAGTTTTTGATGCCCCTCCAACAGTGGATACAACATTATGGTTGTCAAGAACACTTCCATAGAGTTCCTCGCAGTCAGATTTGTATCTAACCTGGAAGTAGGATTGTCAAAATTCCAACACGTTAAATTGGACAAGTAGCTCGGATGAGATAGAGAGTAAATTAAACTATACTCTGACCAAGAAGACATACTGGATTCAGCCTGTGGCAATGCCAAATCCATTCACAATCAAGAGGGACAACCAAAGGTCCTTCAAAGAATGGGGACACCGAATGCTTGGCCAGCAATGGAAGCCAATACGCATTATACCTGTCAAATTAAGTTCTCAAAACTGTCAAGTTGACACTCTTGAGTGGCTAATATTTATTCTCTAATAGATGTAACAAAATCCACAAGACTGTAAATGTAGCTTAAAAATGTATGacccagaaaaagaaaaggtagaAAAACTTCTTCTCGCAACTCTCTTAGGCAATTATGGAATAATTTTAAGAACAATATTTTCTATTTGGAACACTTTTAGGACAAATTGTTCCCACGAGTAAAAGGTTATGCACATAACAGCGCGGAAAGGTTAGCACTTATCCTTACTGCAAAGATTTCCTGAACAATCTAGGAAACTTAGTGATTGTTTggaaaaaattaatcaagaacATGGTCTCAAGCATGAAAAATGACACATTAAAACAATTCATTGTGGTAGCCTTTGAGCTCGAATGCGATATTATACCTATGGATGGCCATATCCAGAGCAGGACCTTCATAAAGCCAACGGTTCCTATCAACAGCCGCGAGAAACTCCAGCTGTCTTTTCGCCGCGGCAACAAGGTCTACATTTATCACAATATTCTGCGCTTTCTTCCACTCCATTTCCTGCTCTATCTCCATAGCTCTTCTCCCTGATTATCAAACTGTCAAATCAAATCACAAGCTCATCATCCTCCGCAGAAAATACTATCATAACTATAAAGACATCATCCATTTCGCGAAGATGATAGTTAAAAAGTATCAACACATCGcccaaagttaaaaaaaaaataaaaaaatgacgCCGGTTGAAATTTTTAGAATATGCCCGGAATACAGTTTGTCCCACCTGGAAAAGTTGAATTGTTGAATTGAATTGAGCAGAAAAAGGTATCGGCGGAAAGTCTCTCTCCTCCGGCGACCGTGAGTTAGAATCAATGGCTCACAAGCGTGATCGTGGCAATAACGTTGACGGTTCTTCCTCAGTGAAGAATGGTGTTTAGGATTTCGGGGTAATTACGGGGATGGTGCGACTTGTGAAAGTTCGGTATTTATAGTTATCCTAGCGTGTACGAACTCTCACACTTGACAAGTACAGGTTTTTATTTCCCGGACGAAATTGTCCTTCAGATTCAGAAACCGCGCCAATCAGAATTTCCAACAGTTCTCTTTTAgtagtatttattatttttcagaGTCAAAATAGTTCTTCTTTTCACTGTAATTTCCTTTACGATGTTCTGACAATTTCTTGGCCAGATTTTACTGGTAAGACCAGCAGAACAAGtttcttaaaaaataaataaataaaaagagaaagaaatttCATTTGTTATCTCCGTTtaaattagttgtttttggatatatttttaaaaaactttactgtagtaaTAGTGtctatgaaaaactttttttttgagatttttttgttTATGTATTACTGGAgcattatatttgaaaaacagGAAAATCCAAACGAAATTGAAGCGTGAAAAATTAAATGAGTTCTATGATTGATGTTGACCTGCTCGCTCGAACACCATACAATTATTGATTAAATCAGATATATTATATTGAAATTCTTGTGCTTCAATAGAGAATGGATAAGCTTTGAGGGgatatcattgagctcaactacttattcttgcattttttttttaaagtttttgatAGTTCCCTTATTCTCAAGAGAGAGTGAATTAGATCCCACAACTATCCTCTTGATCTtgtgaaaagaaaaggtaaGCCGCAAGATAATATGAGGCGCAAGTCAACGCatcgcatttttcaaatcaaaaagcAAATTTTCAATGTAGTTAATTTTACTTCATAACCAAGTGAATAAACACATAGATCATGATTCAGATATCATGATCCCTTACAAGATTTCCCGTCTTAGATACAAAAAACAGAGGTAATAATTTGTTCatttgctccaaaaaaaaaaaagagaggaaagaataTAATAATCGAAACAACACAAGGAAGTTTGGTGGACGGTGATAATAGTCACCAAATTCATTTTCGGCATCTACCATTGTACTGGAGAAGCAAAGAGCTGTAAAAGGGCAATCATGGTATGTTGTACTGGTGGGTGGTACTACTACTGAACAAGCAAATGCAGTAGTACAATTGCGCAAGCAAACCACCAACAAAACAAACCCCAACAACCCACGATGAAAAAACCAAAAACCCCCGCGGGGGTCCAAAGACTAGCACCAGCATCAGCAAAACAGACTACGCTTGATGTGATGCATCAATCACGATAATCATCGAGGGGGAAGACAGACAAGACTGTTTTCTTCTTTAACCGTCTTCTTTTCTCAAGAAGCTCTCAACTTTTCTGGCGATCATCCGTTTCAGCTTCGACCACTTTTCTCCCTAAATTAAGCGAAGTGCAAAACAAACATGAACCAAGCTTAAACAAGTTGGTCTCATCTCTATATCACGTTCCTCGGACCTGAGGAATTAGTTAGCCAATGACGATTGCATGCCAGATTTGTTGCTTTTCTGCTTGTATCGGgtatcaaccaaaaaaaaaaaaaacaatgcaCAGTGAGTACCATTTAAACATTGTATTGAAGAAATTTCGTGACAGATGCCAACAGTGATGTACAAGCAGTCTTAAGACGAAAGAATTCTGCAAATTGTCTAAACCAATAGGTCCAATGTCTTGCATGCTTGCCGCAAAGACTACGACTCAACATCAAATTGATTACCTTCAATTAGGTAAACTAACAAAAAATTCACCTTCTATAATCCTGCTACGTGCATGCCATTGCATGGTTATAACTTGAGACCAACTCACTTCCTGACCTCCTGATATTCTGTTTCTTGGGCTTCATCACCACCCTGAGGGTCAGACCCTCCAGAGGTATTCCCACCGCTACCTCCAGCCATATGCTCTCCAATCTTTGAAACGGCTTTATTTGCAGCTTCCATCTTTGCCTTTATTTCATCAACATTTTCTCCATCCATTGCTTTCCGTAGATCTGAGACTGCAGATTGTATTTGAGTCACCACCTCAGCTGGAACCTTATCCCTAAACTCTGTTAAGCTCTTCTCAATGCTATAAATGGTTGTCTCAGCAGAATTTCTCTGATCAATCAGTTCTTTTTTCTCCAGGTCCTTCTGTGAATGCAGCTCGGCTTCTTTGACCATCTTTTGAATCTCATCCTCAGAAAGCCCTCCGGATGAACGTATTGTTATCTGTTGTTCTTTCCCAGTAGTCTTGTCTTTAGCTGAAACTGTAACAATGCCATTGGCATCAATGTCAAATGTTACTTCAATTTGTGGATTCCCCCTAGGGGCAGGTGGAATTCCTTCAAGATTAAACTCCCCTAGAAGTTTGTTATCTGCTGCAAATTCGCGCTCCCCTTGAAGCACTTTAATATCAACTTGAGTTTGGTTATCAGCAGCTGTGGAGAAGACCTGAGATCAAAATAAACATAGGCTGAATAATTTGATCAAACCATCAAATTGTCCCTCCTGAAACATGTTTTATCTAAAGAGAAGTGCAATAAACCATTTTAATCATGGTACAACAACGGCTAAGCAACTCTAAGATATCTAAAGTTTTAACATTGGTAGGAATATTCTGCAATGGTTATTTCCCGCATAGCCAAGGGCCTAATTATGACCATTACATTGCCATACACAAAACGTGAGTTGATGCATCTCCACGACCAAAACATAGGTGGGAGATGTTGAATGGAACAAGTTTTGGCAATATTAATTCTAAAGATCTACCAATCAGTTATCCTTTTCCTTGCAACAACTAGAATTCAAACGTATGCAAGTAAACTCACCTGGGACTTCTTTGTTGGAATTGTTGTATTTCTGTTAATTAACCTGGTGAAAATGCCACCCATAGTTTCTAAACCAAGTGAGAGAGGAGTTACATCCAATAACAGAAGATCCTTCACATCACCACGTAGAATACCACCCTGAATGGCGGCTCCCATTGCCACAGCCTCGTCAGGATTGACACCCTTGCTTGGGCTCTTaccaaaaatttcagcaactaCTTGCTGTACCTTAGGGACACGGGTCATTCCTCCAACCAGAAGAATTTCATCTATATCTGTGGTGGAGACACCGGCATCCTTCAGACAGCTTATACAAGGGGCTTTAGTCCTTTCAATCAAGTGATATACAAGAGTCTCAAACTTTGATCTGGTCAAAGTCACATTAAAATGCTTTGCTCCAGAGGCATCTGCAGTTATGAATGGCAAGTTGATTTCAGTCTGAGATGTTGAAGAGAGTTCTATCTTTGCCTTTTCAGCAGCTTCTCGCAGCCTTTGCAGGGCAAGCTTGTCTTTTGATAGATCAATCCTCTCTGCCTTCTTGAATTCGCTCACCAAGAATTCCAGCATTGTGTTGTCAAAATCCTCTCCTCCCAAAAATGTGTCTCCATTAGTTGCTTTTACCTGTTTGCAGACGTTTAAACAACCAACATAAGACACATAAAGGAGATGCAGATCACATAAAACATGTAAAGAGAGTTTTTCCCCCCTTGGTAATAACATGTAAAGATTGATGATTACCTCAAAGACACCATTTGATATCTCTAGAATGGAAATGTCAAAAGTACCACCTCCTAGATCAAAAACTGCGATTGTCCCTTCCTTGTTGTTGACTCCATAAGAAAGTGCAGCAGCAGTGGGTTCATTAATTATTCTTTCCACAGTAAGACCTGCTATCCTCCCAGCATCCTTTGTAGCTTGTCTTTGAGCATCATTGAAGTAGGCTGGAACCGTAATTACAGCTCTGTTCACACTTTTGTTAAGGTAAGATTCGGCGGTCTCTTTCATCTTAGTAAGTATGAATGCTCCAACCTGGCTGGGAGAGTACGTTTGTCCATTAGCTTCAACCCAAGCATCTCCATTAGGTGCTCTGACTATCTTAAAAGGCACCATTTTCAATTCCTTTTGTGTCTGAGGATCATCAAAACGCCTTCCTATGTAACGTTTAGTGGCGAAAAGTGTATTTTGTGGATTGGTCACAGCTTGACGTTTTGCCGTAGCTCCCACAAGCAAGTCTCCTTTCTGGCTAAAAGCAACTACAGATGGGGTGGTTCGGGTTCCTTCGGCATTCTCAATAACTCTGGCAGTCTACACCAATCATTAGTGAACAATGAGTGAAACTGCTCATGCAAGTTATTCTGCAAGGCTAAAGAAGTATCAAGTCAAATGAGAAAGAAGAACTAAACCTTTCCCTCCATAAGTGCAACACATGAATTTGTGGTACCCAGGTCAATTCCAATGACATCATCAGCTAGTGGCCTTGAACTTAAgatggaaaaaaggaaaacgcATTAGCAGACCAGGAAAGTTCAAAAGGCAGAAATCAAGCTGTTGCCAGGTTGTGGTTACCTGAAGTATCTGAGACTAGTCAACATCCTTGACAAAGGAGAGGTAGCAGGGGATGCCTTAACATTTCCCACCAACTGCAATAGCAAAAGTATACATGATAATCTTCAGACAAATGCAAACATCAATTCTTGGAAACTCCTCAGATCTGCTTATTATTACAACCTGTTATTTGAACGGATTATCACGGGAACAATCCCAAGTACCATGCTCAAAAACCAGCACTAGCTTAACAGTAACAGGACAAAAGATTGAGGCCTAAGAGTAACCGAAGAGCATGCAAATAACAACTAATTCATGTAGAACAAACTAGGCTAAACCAATTAGATCTGCCAACCAGCTGATTATTGTTTCTCATAAAGCCTAATTAAACAATCCACTGTTTAAGAATTACAAGTCCCAATAAGCTACATGAAACTTACCACAAAAATTGCAGTCTTTCCCAATTCCgaaagagaaaaattcaaactttagcAAATTATGTTCCATACATTCATCTTTGATACCAACAACAGAGTAGAATCAAAATATAGCTCAGTAACTGAGGGTCTTTATTTCTCGTTTTGGATGCCTCAGAAGAGATATCCTTTTTTCATACAGAAAACATtgtattaaatataaaacttaattaattaaaacaagatttcaacactaaaaaaaaaaaaaaagaaaaaagagaaaaaaaggaaccaGAGCTGTCCGCAATACGCATATATATCATCGTGTGTaagaaaaagaagacaaagaaaTTTAAGACAAATAGAAAGTATTGACAACGGAGGTAAAGACATATGTAGTGATCAAGAAAGAGGGAAGAAACTCACGGATCTCGAAGCAGCTAAAGCAGAAGTATGCAATTCCGGGCGCCTAAGGGCCGACCGCAGGAGTATCGAAGTGGCCATGTTAGCGGAGATTCGGTGTATGTTGTTCCTTGGTAGAAGTAGAACTACGTTCTTTGTTCTGGAGGACGGAAGCTATGTAGGGTTTAAGCCTGAGTTTGGGTATAGGGTTTAAGGCTGCCCATGTCGTCTACGAGGACACCTAAATGCTTGTGTTTTGCTTGGGGGAGAGGCTACTGAAggtgggaaaaaaagaaaaaaagaaaaaaaaaagtcaaaccCGTTACTGGTGGCAATGGGTTGGATTCAACCCGAACCACGAGGCTACCCGACCCGATTTCCTATAACGGTAAGGTTACCTACAGCAGCTTTTTACGATtacttaacaattttttttttggggtagcGCTTCAAAATGATCGACACAACCATTCattacttatctctttattagTACTGTGCTTAAAATTTACAAGGCAAAATTGTGCTTCGTCTTCCATGAACCATCATGACAACCAAGTATTGAATTTTTTATTAACAGCAAGTGTTTCTCCATAGCttatatatattttctcaaaatcaaaGAGAGTCCAGTAACCCATGACTATACAAACTGCTGCATGTGATTGTAAACAATTTATTGAAGTACCTCAACCCGCGGGACGAAGTTATAGCAAACACTTGGATAGACATGATTTATGTAGACCATGTGATCCCAATATCGTTACGCCAACTCGCTAATCCAAGAATGGAATATGTGATAAAATTTGAGTCACGTGATCTCCAAGACCAGGTCTATCTAAGTTTTTGCCAAAAGTTACTATGATGTGATACATAACACTATAACAGCATTTGGCGGCTACAACAT
This window encodes:
- the LOC113706946 gene encoding glycine-rich domain-containing protein 2-like gives rise to the protein MEIEQEMEWKKAQNIVINVDLVAAAKRQLEFLAAVDRNRWLYEGPALDMAIHRYNAYWLPLLAKHSVSPFFEGPLVVPLDCEWIWHCHRLNPVRYKSDCEELYGSVLDNHNVVSTVGGASKTKTEEIWKNLYLDVPFELNSAKALSDTFSEEISGLENCTKYDLLAAVKRQSPFFYQVARPHMSNEFYLEGAVARYKGFLHLIRRNRERSIKSFSVPTYEIDLMWHTHQLHPASYCKDLVEIMGKVLEHDDTDSDRTKGKKLDVGFSGTTEQWEEMYGVRYWRAGAMHKGNAPLPLRTTPYPSLDLKDYPSKENQKIMHLSELKAVEVMLEFVDVKNLSEGHKGGLSVSFSKTQPDTIFNAKRSLTILSQAGEKQVACFQCQPTGNLFFELMCHSASNLPISKPAKTLGSCSISLEDSLSPLSNLTMEKWLELLPSSNYLSSKPIYLRVALSTTVPTNAPHIFHLIRSLPFSKNSCFFPLPGRVHLAKSWTRIIDDNGKEVISLQMRDFKKSKEKNDSMLKKEVIGIIKSGGTNRVAEFTGTEWLLIDSNWSVKLPGTVNEDGYLLELIGDRRVKLFPGRKLEYEPKHCEKQRNDRDFLTAVEFSVEDPYGKALALFDFKSGTVKINEEWLLFPGLVLAFILGEILRKEGYISINSSGKNLEENKFLDKEVSKCPLDVSKTIPTTVQEDGKLDVEVSQGNAITMGKGGASGGGCSGGRGSEVRSGACGGCGANCGNVLKSGGCGGCGGGCGANCGNVLKSGGCGGGCGGGCGGGCGGGCGNMIKSGGCGGGCGGGCGNKISGAPYVNASGCGGGCGGNCGNKIAGAAGVQAGACGGCGSRSGNELVDTHI
- the LOC113707372 gene encoding heat shock 70 kDa protein, mitochondrial; this encodes MATSILLRSALRRPELHTSALAASRSLVGNVKASPATSPLSRMLTSLRYFSSRPLADDVIGIDLGTTNSCVALMEGKTARVIENAEGTRTTPSVVAFSQKGDLLVGATAKRQAVTNPQNTLFATKRYIGRRFDDPQTQKELKMVPFKIVRAPNGDAWVEANGQTYSPSQVGAFILTKMKETAESYLNKSVNRAVITVPAYFNDAQRQATKDAGRIAGLTVERIINEPTAAALSYGVNNKEGTIAVFDLGGGTFDISILEISNGVFEVKATNGDTFLGGEDFDNTMLEFLVSEFKKAERIDLSKDKLALQRLREAAEKAKIELSSTSQTEINLPFITADASGAKHFNVTLTRSKFETLVYHLIERTKAPCISCLKDAGVSTTDIDEILLVGGMTRVPKVQQVVAEIFGKSPSKGVNPDEAVAMGAAIQGGILRGDVKDLLLLDVTPLSLGLETMGGIFTRLINRNTTIPTKKSQVFSTAADNQTQVDIKVLQGEREFAADNKLLGEFNLEGIPPAPRGNPQIEVTFDIDANGIVTVSAKDKTTGKEQQITIRSSGGLSEDEIQKMVKEAELHSQKDLEKKELIDQRNSAETTIYSIEKSLTEFRDKVPAEVVTQIQSAVSDLRKAMDGENVDEIKAKMEAANKAVSKIGEHMAGGSGGNTSGGSDPQGGDEAQETEYQEVRK